In Spirosoma aureum, a single genomic region encodes these proteins:
- a CDS encoding sensor histidine kinase, which yields MPPFLFDSELFRLHPVTIAAMAEFTLSFLILVYFLSLRGKTRDTWLMVGYVGLAMLIYMIDIGVTTSRPPLYAYFRASHAVLFAIWTLFWAWCAYTYQDYPLRREAISVILIGGCVLAALIAIRMSAGLPIRNYFSFASLYYTSMGLQAWTIVVLVRRSFIVSKRWEVSLGSKTNPLRTPVGQPAQSQRAFALLIAFWVGFLVWTFLLNEVVSPFTYHISQLVLLLGVLVVHVTHASEITTFQVKLVALPLTTILILLGVLPFLLYGTTSPENDWGVTNEELQPKLRVFAWLIPGSALFTLVAFILFYRVGLLKPLALLVETVQRIEDGDLQARVPVQSRDEIGSLAQSLNKMALSLQAAQEELERRVAERTTELQHSLENLRATQTQLIQREKMASLGELTAGIAHEIQNPLNFVNNFSEVSTELVSELKDELDRGDLDEAKVISDDLTQNLQKISQHGGRASAIVKGMLEHSRTSTGERQPTELNALADEYLRLAFQGFRAKDNRFNCELLTHFDSTLPVANVVPQEIGRVLLNLYNNAFYAVSQKQKTAPADYQPTISLSTQRSESGVQIRIKDNGMGIPDSIKAKIFQPFFTTKPTGEGTGLGLSLSYDIITKGHGGSLTVESQDGEGTELEILLPALS from the coding sequence ATGCCTCCTTTTCTATTCGATAGTGAATTGTTCCGACTTCATCCGGTTACCATCGCAGCAATGGCCGAGTTCACGCTCTCTTTTCTTATCCTGGTTTACTTCCTCAGTCTACGGGGAAAGACCCGAGACACGTGGCTGATGGTGGGGTATGTCGGTCTTGCCATGCTGATCTACATGATTGACATTGGCGTGACGACCAGTAGGCCACCCCTATATGCCTACTTCAGAGCGAGTCATGCGGTCTTATTTGCGATATGGACACTCTTCTGGGCTTGGTGCGCTTATACCTATCAAGACTACCCGTTACGGCGCGAAGCGATCAGTGTAATCCTCATTGGGGGATGCGTATTGGCTGCCCTAATCGCTATCAGAATGTCAGCTGGCCTGCCCATCCGTAACTATTTTTCCTTCGCGAGTTTGTATTATACGAGTATGGGATTACAAGCCTGGACCATTGTTGTATTAGTAAGAAGGTCTTTCATCGTTTCCAAACGTTGGGAAGTTTCTTTGGGAAGTAAAACGAATCCTCTGCGCACGCCAGTTGGTCAGCCTGCTCAATCCCAGCGGGCATTCGCTCTTTTAATCGCCTTCTGGGTTGGATTTCTGGTATGGACATTTCTCCTGAACGAAGTGGTTTCACCATTCACCTATCACATTAGCCAACTGGTTTTATTGCTGGGCGTTTTGGTGGTCCACGTCACGCACGCCAGCGAGATAACCACCTTCCAGGTGAAGCTGGTCGCCCTGCCGCTTACGACCATTCTGATTCTGCTTGGAGTACTCCCTTTCCTGCTGTACGGAACCACATCACCTGAGAATGACTGGGGCGTTACCAATGAAGAATTGCAACCAAAACTCCGTGTATTTGCGTGGTTGATTCCCGGTTCGGCCCTGTTTACGCTGGTTGCCTTCATTCTCTTTTATCGAGTCGGATTGCTTAAACCACTCGCACTATTAGTAGAGACAGTCCAACGCATCGAAGATGGCGATCTTCAGGCACGTGTGCCCGTTCAAAGTCGGGATGAGATCGGCTCGCTGGCACAAAGTCTGAACAAGATGGCCCTTTCTTTACAAGCCGCCCAGGAAGAGTTGGAGAGACGAGTTGCTGAACGCACGACCGAGCTTCAGCATTCGCTCGAAAACCTGCGTGCTACCCAAACCCAGCTCATCCAGCGCGAGAAAATGGCGAGTTTAGGCGAGTTAACGGCGGGTATCGCTCACGAAATCCAAAATCCGCTCAACTTTGTCAACAACTTTTCCGAAGTCAGTACCGAACTGGTGAGTGAGTTAAAAGATGAACTCGACCGGGGCGATCTTGATGAGGCCAAAGTCATCAGTGACGATCTTACTCAAAATCTCCAGAAAATCAGCCAGCACGGAGGGCGGGCTTCGGCTATTGTCAAGGGCATGTTGGAGCATAGCCGCACTTCTACTGGTGAACGACAGCCTACCGAACTAAATGCGTTAGCCGATGAGTATCTGAGACTGGCTTTTCAGGGATTTCGGGCCAAAGATAACCGCTTTAATTGTGAGCTGCTTACCCACTTTGATTCGACTCTACCCGTAGCAAACGTCGTACCTCAAGAGATCGGGCGGGTGTTGCTGAACCTCTACAACAACGCCTTTTATGCCGTTTCGCAAAAGCAGAAAACAGCACCAGCAGATTACCAACCCACTATCAGTCTCAGTACGCAACGTAGTGAATCGGGCGTTCAAATCCGCATCAAAGATAACGGCATGGGTATTCCTGATTCCATTAAAGCTAAGATTTTTCAGCCATTTTTCACGACTAAGCCCACGGGGGAAGGAACAGGCTTAGGACTAAGTTTGAGTTATGATATTATTACCAAAGGGCATGGGGGAAGCCTCACCGTGGAAAGCCAGGACGGTGAAGGCACTGAACTGGAGATTCTATTACCTGCGTTGAGTTAA
- a CDS encoding aldo/keto reductase, with protein sequence MEQMKKVALGTQGLQVPPIGLGCMGMTGFAGNDMYGKADEAEAIATIHRSFELGGNWLDTADLYGPFDNEKLIAKAVGNSRDKYILATKFGWEIDDSDNITWTINGKPEYVRKAVERSLKNLKTDYIDVYYLHRLDKRTPIEETVGTMADLVYEGKVRYLGLSEMSAETVRKANAVHPITALQSEYSLFERSVEARGIIKEVREMGIGFVAYSPLGRGFLSGEVRTIDDLPENDFRRQMPRFQPAYFAKNIELLQAIEALAIEKNITPSQIALAWAIRKGALPIPGTKRRNYLEQNIGAVSVELTDFDMEKLENIVPLGIDTGNAYDEFGMGLID encoded by the coding sequence ATGGAACAAATGAAAAAAGTGGCATTAGGCACTCAGGGATTGCAGGTGCCACCAATAGGTTTAGGCTGCATGGGCATGACGGGGTTTGCCGGCAACGACATGTATGGGAAAGCGGATGAAGCTGAAGCCATCGCAACGATTCACCGCTCGTTTGAGTTAGGGGGCAATTGGCTCGATACAGCTGATTTATACGGCCCTTTCGACAATGAAAAACTGATTGCTAAAGCTGTTGGCAACAGCCGGGACAAGTACATTCTGGCTACAAAATTTGGTTGGGAGATTGATGATTCAGACAACATTACCTGGACAATCAACGGCAAGCCTGAGTATGTAAGAAAAGCCGTCGAGCGATCGCTTAAAAATCTGAAAACTGATTACATTGATGTATATTACCTGCATCGCCTTGATAAAAGAACGCCCATAGAAGAAACAGTTGGTACCATGGCGGACTTAGTTTACGAAGGGAAAGTGCGGTATCTGGGTTTGTCAGAAATGTCGGCAGAAACCGTGCGCAAGGCCAATGCAGTGCACCCGATTACGGCCCTGCAATCCGAATATTCGTTATTTGAACGATCAGTAGAAGCCCGTGGCATTATTAAAGAAGTACGGGAAATGGGAATTGGTTTTGTGGCCTATTCACCTTTGGGCAGAGGATTTTTATCGGGAGAGGTACGCACTATCGATGATTTGCCAGAAAATGATTTTCGTCGCCAAATGCCTCGTTTTCAACCGGCTTACTTCGCTAAAAACATAGAACTGCTTCAGGCAATCGAAGCCCTGGCGATCGAGAAAAACATTACCCCTTCGCAAATAGCACTAGCCTGGGCCATAAGAAAAGGAGCTTTGCCAATACCCGGAACAAAACGCAGGAACTATTTGGAGCAGAATATAGGGGCTGTGTCTGTTGAGTTGACCGACTTTGACATGGAAAAGCTTGAAAATATTGTTCCACTGGGTATAGATACAGGAAATGCTTATGATGAATTTGGAATGGGCCTGATTGATTAA
- a CDS encoding DJ-1/PfpI family protein, with protein sequence MNRKILIVTGDGGESYETLYAVHRFQEEGDTPVIAAPSKRRLNLVMHDFEPGWDTYVERPGYCLASDLTIQDVAVEDYDAILLLGGRAPEYLRNHELLLELVREFDRQGKWVFAICHGIQILVTAGLAANRNLTAYEHVRTEIEMGGGKYSTQQAVRDKNIVTGQTWQSHPEFYREVFACLKESELVEK encoded by the coding sequence ATGAATCGCAAAATTCTGATCGTTACCGGCGATGGTGGCGAAAGTTACGAAACCCTCTATGCCGTTCACCGCTTTCAGGAGGAAGGTGATACGCCTGTGATTGCCGCTCCAAGCAAACGCCGACTTAACCTGGTTATGCACGATTTTGAGCCCGGTTGGGATACCTATGTCGAGCGGCCCGGCTATTGTCTGGCCTCAGACCTGACCATACAGGATGTGGCTGTAGAGGATTACGATGCGATTTTATTGTTAGGTGGTCGCGCCCCCGAATACCTACGTAATCATGAATTACTACTGGAACTAGTACGGGAGTTTGATCGGCAGGGTAAATGGGTCTTTGCCATCTGCCACGGCATTCAGATCCTTGTAACGGCTGGTTTGGCGGCTAATCGAAACTTAACCGCCTACGAACATGTCAGAACTGAAATTGAAATGGGAGGTGGTAAGTATTCTACCCAACAAGCTGTTCGTGACAAAAACATTGTCACTGGGCAGACCTGGCAATCACACCCTGAATTCTATCGAGAAGTTTTTGCCTGTCTTAAAGAATCGGAACTGGTGGAAAAGTAG
- a CDS encoding SDR family NAD(P)-dependent oxidoreductase — translation METKKVWFVTGASKGLGLALVKRLLNEGYKVAATSRNAQTLQNEVGFSSELFLPLQVDLKNDSAVGAAVGQIVSKFGTIDVVVNNAGYGQLGTLEELSDEEAHENFDVNLFGTLNVIRNVMPLFRQKNAGAFFNISSIAGFMGTFPGWGIYNATKFAVAGLTEALSAETNSMGISATIVYPGYFKTNFLLKGSMRTAAHPIADYKEARELEKVHNEQIIGNQPGDPEKAAVAFIQVAEMETKPLHLFLGSDSFGMANSKIEMLQNDLKAFESVSKSTDY, via the coding sequence ATGGAAACCAAAAAAGTATGGTTCGTTACTGGAGCCTCAAAGGGACTAGGGCTAGCATTGGTTAAACGCCTTTTGAATGAAGGGTATAAAGTTGCAGCTACTTCACGAAATGCACAGACCCTACAAAACGAAGTGGGTTTCAGCAGTGAGCTTTTTCTCCCGCTTCAAGTTGATTTGAAAAACGACAGTGCGGTCGGGGCGGCTGTGGGGCAGATTGTAAGCAAATTTGGCACAATTGATGTCGTAGTAAACAATGCCGGTTATGGTCAATTGGGTACCCTCGAAGAACTAAGTGACGAAGAAGCCCACGAGAACTTTGATGTAAACCTGTTCGGAACATTGAACGTGATCCGTAATGTGATGCCGCTATTTCGTCAAAAGAATGCTGGCGCGTTTTTCAATATATCTTCCATTGCTGGCTTCATGGGCACCTTTCCGGGCTGGGGTATTTATAATGCTACCAAGTTTGCGGTTGCTGGCTTAACAGAGGCATTGTCAGCCGAAACAAACTCAATGGGGATCTCTGCGACCATTGTATACCCGGGTTATTTCAAAACAAATTTTTTGCTCAAAGGCTCAATGCGCACCGCAGCCCATCCGATTGCCGACTACAAGGAAGCGCGCGAACTTGAAAAAGTGCACAACGAGCAAATCATTGGCAACCAACCAGGAGACCCTGAAAAAGCTGCGGTTGCATTTATCCAGGTCGCCGAAATGGAAACCAAGCCATTACATCTGTTTCTGGGTTCTGATTCATTCGGCATGGCCAACAGCAAGATAGAGATGCTGCAAAATGATTTGAAAGCGTTTGAGAGCGTTAGCAAATCAACAGATTATTAA
- the bla gene encoding class A beta-lactamase, subclass A2 — MKISLLFIGLLNIVSPVYAQIAQLQTNIEQIIKNKKATVGVSIYESGSRQTLIINGDKHMPMQSVYKFHLALAVLNEVDKGRLKLSQKMHVRKSDIIPGLHSPMGEVYPNGEVDLPLSDIIRYMVADSDGSACDYLFRLLGGPKQVDAFIHQLGIRDVAIRDTEEMMQANGNWDVQYTNWTTPSAMLRLLKLFYQGKILSASSHDFLWKVMVGTTTGQDRLKKLLTAGTVVAHKTGTSGTNKNGLTGAVNDVGYIVLPNGKYLIISVFVTNSTETIQTNEQIIADIAKSAYNHFVRSN, encoded by the coding sequence GTGAAAATCAGTTTGCTATTTATTGGGCTACTTAATATCGTTTCACCAGTTTATGCCCAAATCGCGCAGTTGCAGACAAACATTGAACAAATCATTAAAAACAAGAAAGCAACTGTGGGCGTAAGTATCTACGAATCTGGTAGTCGACAGACGCTGATTATCAATGGAGATAAACACATGCCCATGCAGAGTGTATATAAGTTTCACCTTGCTTTAGCCGTGTTGAACGAAGTGGATAAGGGGCGACTCAAACTAAGCCAGAAGATGCACGTGAGAAAGAGCGATATAATTCCTGGTCTGCATAGTCCAATGGGAGAAGTCTATCCGAACGGCGAGGTAGATTTACCCTTGTCCGATATTATCCGATATATGGTCGCCGATAGTGACGGCAGCGCTTGCGACTACCTCTTCCGGCTACTGGGTGGACCCAAGCAGGTAGACGCCTTCATCCATCAGCTTGGTATTCGGGATGTGGCCATTCGGGATACGGAGGAAATGATGCAGGCCAATGGGAACTGGGACGTTCAGTACACGAATTGGACAACGCCTTCGGCGATGCTCCGTTTGCTGAAACTATTTTATCAGGGCAAAATTCTCTCAGCTAGTAGTCACGATTTTCTTTGGAAGGTTATGGTTGGGACAACAACGGGACAGGACCGACTCAAGAAATTGCTAACAGCAGGTACAGTAGTAGCCCACAAAACAGGAACATCAGGAACCAATAAAAATGGCCTAACGGGTGCCGTTAACGACGTGGGATACATCGTATTGCCAAACGGCAAATATTTAATTATTAGTGTGTTCGTAACGAACTCAACCGAAACTATACAAACGAATGAGCAGATCATCGCTGATATTGCTAAATCAGCTTACAATCATTTTGTTAGATCAAATTAA
- a CDS encoding DNA glycosylase AlkZ-like family protein yields the protein MESTLKDLRQHAISVSLFKPASLSQAVERLGFVQADPIRSPARAQDLILRHRVEDYRAGNLEQHYPALDLEEDFLYAYGFMPQSTWRLLHPRRERELSLDEQRVLAIVANYKRIHPRELEAYLGAGRERNDWGGFSKATTRTLQSLHYHGFLRVAERQSGIRLYELAARQHEPVTPDERLRQLVLLIASILGPLSDRSLRAVVQHLAHAAPTLEGRRSIVAQLIETNELAYTVVDHVRYVWPASDRIDTSQNETVRFLAPFDPLVWDRKRFEHFWNWSYRFEAYTPAAKRQLGYYAMPMLWRDDIIGWVTISNQKGNLIVEPGFKKDVSTDLNFDCEFEAEVERFRLFLQKQ from the coding sequence ATGGAATCGACGCTGAAAGACTTGCGGCAGCACGCCATATCGGTATCGCTTTTCAAACCTGCTTCGCTTAGTCAGGCCGTTGAGCGACTTGGCTTTGTCCAGGCTGATCCGATCCGGTCGCCAGCGCGAGCTCAGGATCTTATCCTGCGTCACCGCGTGGAGGATTACAGAGCTGGCAATCTTGAACAGCATTATCCAGCTCTGGATTTAGAAGAGGATTTTCTCTATGCCTATGGCTTTATGCCTCAGTCGACGTGGCGACTGCTGCACCCTCGGCGCGAAAGAGAACTCAGTCTGGATGAACAACGCGTGCTGGCGATCGTCGCTAACTACAAACGGATTCATCCGCGCGAACTGGAAGCTTACCTCGGCGCAGGACGTGAGCGTAATGACTGGGGAGGCTTTTCGAAAGCGACAACCCGAACCTTGCAATCGCTGCACTATCACGGTTTCCTACGCGTAGCCGAGCGGCAGAGTGGAATTCGTTTGTATGAACTGGCCGCCCGGCAGCACGAGCCAGTAACCCCCGACGAACGCTTACGCCAGCTTGTCTTATTGATTGCATCCATTCTTGGCCCTTTGTCGGATCGCAGCCTACGCGCAGTTGTACAGCATCTAGCCCATGCCGCGCCGACGCTGGAGGGACGACGATCCATTGTTGCACAGCTTATCGAAACCAACGAGTTAGCCTATACCGTAGTCGATCATGTTCGGTATGTCTGGCCTGCTTCTGATCGGATTGATACCAGCCAAAATGAGACTGTACGCTTTCTGGCTCCTTTCGATCCGCTCGTTTGGGATCGAAAACGATTTGAGCATTTTTGGAATTGGTCTTATCGATTTGAGGCTTATACGCCAGCTGCCAAACGGCAACTGGGCTATTATGCGATGCCGATGCTTTGGCGAGACGACATAATCGGGTGGGTTACAATCTCGAATCAGAAGGGAAACCTGATCGTTGAACCCGGATTTAAAAAAGATGTATCGACCGACCTGAATTTTGACTGCGAATTCGAGGCCGAGGTGGAGCGATTTCGCCTGTTTCTTCAAAAGCAGTAG
- a CDS encoding helix-turn-helix domain-containing protein, translating into MKTIKTITEFHRLLSLPEPQHPLVSVTPSELCKFEADGPWSQFIHQFYCIALKRDVKGKIKYGQQTYDYDKGVMSFTAPRQVQSLDVQTLECGSGLLLVFHPDLLLKHPLATTITHYGFFSYAVNEALHLSPREEEDIIALFKTIDQECQHIDRHTQDIILSQIDLLLHYSNRFYERQFITRTNSNSDLLIKFQAIVDAYFNSDQPEEKGLLTVQQVAVAMHLSPNYLSDMLRSLTGQNAQQHIQLRLIEKAKEILAISHLTVGEIAYQLGFEHPQSFSKFFKAKTNQSPLAFRTSFN; encoded by the coding sequence ATGAAGACCATCAAAACTATAACCGAGTTTCATCGGTTGTTGTCACTGCCGGAGCCACAGCATCCGTTGGTGAGTGTTACCCCATCGGAGTTGTGTAAATTTGAAGCTGATGGCCCTTGGTCCCAGTTTATTCACCAGTTTTACTGCATTGCCCTGAAACGGGATGTGAAGGGCAAAATCAAATACGGGCAACAGACGTATGACTATGATAAAGGCGTGATGAGTTTTACTGCCCCCCGGCAAGTGCAGTCGCTGGATGTACAAACCCTGGAATGCGGTAGCGGTTTGCTGTTGGTATTTCACCCGGATCTACTGCTCAAACATCCGTTGGCAACAACCATTACACATTACGGTTTCTTTTCGTATGCCGTCAACGAAGCCCTTCATTTATCGCCCAGAGAGGAAGAGGATATAATTGCACTTTTCAAAACGATAGATCAGGAATGTCAGCATATTGATCGGCACACCCAGGACATCATTCTGTCGCAGATTGACCTTTTGCTTCACTATTCCAATCGTTTTTACGAACGGCAATTCATTACCCGCACGAACAGTAACAGCGATTTGCTGATAAAATTTCAAGCAATTGTCGATGCCTACTTCAATTCTGATCAACCGGAAGAAAAAGGCTTGCTTACCGTGCAGCAAGTAGCAGTCGCCATGCATCTGTCTCCTAATTATCTGAGCGATATGCTGCGCTCGCTTACAGGCCAAAATGCCCAACAACATATTCAGCTTAGATTGATCGAAAAAGCCAAGGAAATACTAGCTATTAGCCACTTAACAGTAGGGGAAATAGCGTATCAGTTAGGCTTCGAGCACCCTCAGTCATTTAGCAAGTTTTTTAAAGCGAAGACGAATCAGTCCCCTTTGGCGTTTAGGACTTCGTTTAATTAA
- a CDS encoding alpha/beta hydrolase, protein MSRFFTTKIAAFEELYFITVKSNALHRRADLTVYYPNQAKDISGIPLVILLHGVYGSHWSWVAQGNVHQTAQALINAGQLRPMVLVMPSDGLFGDGSGYVPHREDNYETWIVEDVIEVVREQFPDVTTSSPVFITGLSMGGFGALRLGAKYPQVFQGFSGLSSITHFNQLRSFVADFASLQRDALEQDSVLDWLLKNKAMLPPFRFDCGKDDALLDANRSLHESLIAHHIDHTYEEFAGAHAWDYWQTYIEKTLLFFNQCIR, encoded by the coding sequence ATGAGCCGTTTCTTCACTACTAAAATCGCGGCTTTTGAGGAGCTGTATTTTATCACGGTCAAAAGCAACGCCTTGCACCGACGGGCCGACCTGACCGTTTATTACCCGAATCAGGCTAAAGATATATCGGGTATTCCACTAGTCATTCTGCTACATGGGGTGTATGGCAGCCATTGGTCCTGGGTGGCGCAGGGGAACGTGCATCAAACGGCTCAAGCGCTTATCAACGCGGGGCAACTCAGGCCAATGGTGCTGGTGATGCCTTCCGATGGGCTTTTTGGGGACGGGTCAGGCTATGTTCCTCACCGAGAGGACAATTATGAAACCTGGATTGTGGAGGATGTCATCGAAGTAGTTCGGGAGCAATTTCCGGACGTTACGACGTCTTCACCTGTTTTTATTACTGGCTTATCGATGGGGGGCTTTGGCGCCTTGCGACTGGGCGCTAAATATCCACAGGTTTTCCAGGGCTTCAGTGGCTTGTCATCCATTACGCATTTTAATCAATTACGTAGTTTTGTGGCCGATTTTGCGAGTTTGCAACGTGATGCACTGGAGCAGGATAGTGTACTGGACTGGCTGCTGAAAAACAAGGCGATGCTGCCACCATTCCGCTTCGACTGTGGAAAAGATGATGCGTTGCTGGACGCCAACCGGAGTCTGCATGAATCGCTGATTGCTCACCACATTGATCACACCTACGAGGAGTTTGCCGGAGCCCATGCCTGGGACTACTGGCAAACGTACATTGAAAAGACTCTGCTCTTTTTTAATCAGTGTATCCGTTAA
- a CDS encoding alcohol dehydrogenase catalytic domain-containing protein has translation MIHCQAAITDGNGNHAIQSITIDDPRGDEVLVQIKAAGICHTDWDSQSWAKPLVMGHEGAGIVVKTGPTVNALKEGDAVMLNWAIPCYICFQCQEGNQHICERNSAVTAGNKVSQGHATFSSTQYNDQPIERSFGLGTMSEYALVREAACVIIQVDMPFPSAAIVGCGVMTGYGSVVNAAKVKAGSSVVVLGTGGVGLNVIQGARIAGAGKIIAVDVNPDRLEMARFYGATDTVLADKADRNLLEAAGQVKTMTQGRGADYAFECTAIPALGAAPLAMVRNAGVAVQVSGIEQEISIDMNLFEWDKVYINPLYGQCRPQIDFPILQQLYAKGDLLLDQMVTRTYALTDLPQAFADMHAGRNAKGVIVF, from the coding sequence ATGATTCATTGTCAAGCGGCTATTACCGACGGAAACGGGAACCACGCTATTCAATCCATCACCATTGACGACCCTCGGGGCGACGAAGTGCTGGTTCAAATCAAAGCCGCCGGTATCTGCCATACCGACTGGGATTCTCAATCCTGGGCAAAACCCTTAGTGATGGGCCATGAAGGTGCCGGAATCGTCGTCAAAACCGGCCCTACCGTAAATGCCCTTAAGGAGGGCGATGCGGTAATGCTTAACTGGGCCATTCCTTGCTACATATGCTTCCAGTGTCAGGAAGGTAATCAGCACATCTGCGAACGAAATTCAGCCGTTACCGCCGGTAATAAAGTAAGTCAGGGACACGCCACTTTTTCGTCTACTCAGTATAACGACCAACCCATTGAACGGTCTTTTGGCCTGGGCACCATGAGCGAATACGCACTAGTAAGGGAAGCGGCCTGTGTCATCATACAAGTTGACATGCCCTTTCCTTCAGCCGCCATTGTGGGATGTGGGGTCATGACCGGTTATGGTTCTGTGGTCAATGCCGCTAAGGTCAAAGCCGGCTCGTCGGTGGTGGTATTGGGCACCGGGGGTGTGGGCCTGAACGTTATTCAGGGAGCTCGCATTGCTGGTGCCGGAAAAATTATCGCTGTCGATGTCAACCCAGACCGACTGGAGATGGCCCGTTTCTACGGAGCCACTGATACAGTGCTGGCTGACAAAGCCGACCGAAACCTTTTGGAGGCTGCCGGGCAGGTGAAAACGATGACACAGGGACGTGGAGCCGACTACGCCTTTGAGTGTACAGCCATTCCCGCCCTGGGAGCCGCTCCCCTGGCAATGGTTCGTAACGCGGGCGTGGCCGTGCAGGTCAGTGGTATCGAACAGGAAATTAGCATCGACATGAATTTGTTTGAATGGGATAAGGTCTACATTAACCCGCTTTACGGACAATGCCGTCCCCAGATCGACTTTCCGATTCTCCAGCAGCTCTACGCCAAAGGCGATTTATTACTCGACCAGATGGTTACCCGCACATATGCTCTAACTGACTTACCTCAAGCTTTTGCGGATATGCACGCGGGCCGCAACGCCAAAGGTGTTATCGTTTTCTAA
- a CDS encoding helix-turn-helix domain-containing protein, whose amino-acid sequence MTSGTGILTIGLHRYEMGPDEIAFVHPDEIMSWQTTSEETGGHFCLIHPDYFGHDSEHVLQLLRQYPYFHADKAVIQLQDSQSSVIDGCFAAMLKEERGNDDDKKQAILLQLQLLLLESKRAGKNRIEMPVSESYGYIYQFLSLLESSFQVQQRDSLVKLKTAAEFADQLHVHPNYLNALIKNHTGKTLREHIQDRLLHEAKSLLVQTDWNINEISDGLGFSGQAAFTTFFRKKVNVSPSLFRKNTSMSNQAIHQSIN is encoded by the coding sequence ATGACCTCCGGTACAGGCATCCTGACCATCGGGCTTCATCGCTATGAAATGGGTCCAGATGAAATTGCCTTTGTGCATCCCGACGAGATTATGTCCTGGCAAACCACGTCTGAGGAAACCGGCGGTCATTTCTGCCTGATCCATCCTGATTATTTTGGACACGACTCCGAGCATGTATTACAGCTATTAAGACAGTATCCCTACTTTCATGCTGACAAGGCCGTTATACAGTTGCAGGATTCTCAGTCCTCGGTGATCGACGGATGTTTCGCTGCAATGTTAAAAGAAGAGCGTGGAAACGATGACGATAAAAAGCAAGCCATCCTGTTACAATTACAGCTTTTGTTACTGGAAAGTAAACGGGCAGGCAAAAACAGGATCGAAATGCCTGTGTCTGAAAGCTATGGCTACATTTACCAGTTTTTATCCCTACTCGAATCTTCGTTTCAGGTGCAACAGCGTGACAGTCTGGTAAAATTAAAAACAGCCGCCGAATTTGCCGACCAGCTTCACGTTCACCCCAACTACCTGAATGCGCTCATTAAAAATCACACCGGGAAAACGCTTAGGGAACATATACAAGACCGTCTGCTGCACGAAGCAAAATCCCTGCTAGTCCAGACAGACTGGAATATCAACGAAATAAGTGACGGACTTGGTTTTTCGGGACAGGCGGCATTCACTACGTTTTTTCGTAAAAAGGTTAATGTGTCACCATCGTTGTTTCGCAAAAACACGTCAATGTCCAATCAAGCGATTCACCAAAGTATAAACTAG